In the Gossypium arboreum isolate Shixiya-1 chromosome 10, ASM2569848v2, whole genome shotgun sequence genome, one interval contains:
- the LOC128282218 gene encoding TMV resistance protein N-like, translating into MASSSSSSSSSSTLMKYHIFLSFRGEDTRLNFTTHLLQALKDEGLDVFFDEEKLERGEQLSQALSRAIAVSNISIIVLSEDYASSKSCLAELSDIMDRKHAQGHIVLPIFYHVDPSDL; encoded by the coding sequence atggcttcttcttcttcttcttcttcttcatcttctacTCTAATGAAGTATCATATTTTCTTGAGCTTCAGAGGTGAAGACACGCGCCTTAATTTCACCACTCACTTACTTCAAGCTTTGAAAGACGAGGGACTTGATGTTTTCTTCGATGAAGAAAAACTGGAAAGGGGGGAGCAGCTTTCACAAGCACTTTCTCGAGCAATTGCAGTCTCAAATATCTCAATCATCGTTTTGTCTGAAGACTATGCCTCTTCGAAATCATGCTTGGCTGAACTCTCTGACATCATGGACCGCAAGCACGCACAAGGACATATTGTTCTTCCCATCTTTTACCATGTTGATCCTTCCGATCTGTGA